ttattttcatctttTACCAAATTTATGTAACAAATATCTTGTGCATTGCATGTACCCTGATTTCACATTCATAAATTATCTACATTTTTCCAGGTATCCACTATACCAAAGAGGAAATCCCCAATTGAGAATATTTTTACCAAATTTTTGGATGAAACTGGTTAAACCTCATTTAAAACAGCTACCAAACATAGTTCACTTCCAATGTTCTATGGAAATGACAAAGCACGACATTAAAAATTATCTGGAGAAGATTTACGATGTCCCAGTTGCTGATGTCAGAACAAAGATTACCATGGGGAAGTTCAGAAGGGATGTCGGGAAGGGTTACATTATTAAAGATGATGATATCAAATATGCCTATGTTACCCTGGTAAGTCTGAGATTATTAGTGGTATGTTAAAGAAGAGACTTTCCACATTGATTTGACCTGCCTGCTGCTATCTCTACAGCATGCGCATAATTGAAGGGACGTTTAaacaaacaacataactgcttagattgacacttttttaagaacattgttaatcgtttcaggtgt
The window above is part of the Cydia amplana chromosome 18, ilCydAmpl1.1, whole genome shotgun sequence genome. Proteins encoded here:
- the LOC134656467 gene encoding large ribosomal subunit protein uL23m; amino-acid sequence: MSTRWYPLYQRGNPQLRIFLPNFWMKLVKPHLKQLPNIVHFQCSMEMTKHDIKNYLEKIYDVPVADVRTKITMGKFRRDVGKGYIIKDDDIKYAYVTLPRDMKFEYPKLFVDQKEAEDEDAKSLDEAKKTFKGYLERNKDRSDVPSWFSI